Proteins encoded together in one Chryseobacterium sp. G0201 window:
- a CDS encoding superoxide dismutase, giving the protein MSFELPKLGYAYDALEPTIDAKTMEIHHTKHHQAYIDNLNKAIEGTELAGKTIEEICQTGTDKPAVRNNGGGHFNHSLFWEVLTPGGSNEPVGNVKAAIEAYGGLEKFKTDFSEAAKTRFGSGWAWLVKNADGTVSVSSTPNQDNPLMPVADVKGTPVLGLDVWEHAYYLNYQNRRPDYVSAFFSVVNWDKVEELFNK; this is encoded by the coding sequence TGCAAAAACTATGGAGATTCACCATACAAAACATCACCAAGCATATATCGACAATTTAAATAAAGCAATTGAAGGTACAGAATTAGCAGGAAAAACAATCGAAGAGATTTGCCAGACTGGAACTGACAAGCCTGCAGTAAGAAATAACGGTGGAGGTCACTTCAACCACTCTTTATTCTGGGAAGTTTTAACTCCAGGAGGAAGCAATGAGCCTGTAGGAAACGTAAAAGCTGCTATTGAAGCTTACGGTGGTCTTGAAAAATTCAAAACTGATTTTTCTGAAGCTGCTAAAACAAGATTCGGTTCTGGATGGGCTTGGTTAGTTAAAAATGCTGATGGTACTGTTTCTGTTTCTTCTACTCCAAACCAAGACAACCCATTAATGCCTGTTGCAGACGTTAAAGGAACTCCGGTTTTAGGATTAGACGTTTGGGAGCACGCTTATTATTTAAACTACCAAAACAGAAGACCTGATTATGTTTCAGCGTTTTTCTCTGTTGTAAACTGGGATAAAGTTGAGGAATTATTCAACAAATAA